One part of the Melospiza melodia melodia isolate bMelMel2 chromosome 3, bMelMel2.pri, whole genome shotgun sequence genome encodes these proteins:
- the GDF7 gene encoding growth/differentiation factor 7 produces the protein MRLRAAAAALCLCLLGACRLRRGLEAAAVRGPSAAAPQRPSAAAPSSASSSSAAAASPFSSPPRRDGALRNGTVVPHHYMVALYQRLAARRAPGRRADTVTGFAERARSDASPSASEQRYLFDISSLPEAEEVTGAELRILRSVPENRSLALSPEGSFHRLLLAACPARDGEEPRLLDSRAADLLDAGSSRWEVFDVREALRARRESSASGQLLCFQLRVVSDGSGQALPPRQLGFGKPRPQPHERALLVAFSRTQRKENLFKEIRDKIKALGSPPFLEPPDPGQEAFLRRRKRRTTIAARSGGRGHGKKAKTRCSRKPLHVNFKELGWDDWIIAPLDYEAYHCEGVCDFPLRSHLEPTNHAIIQTLMNSMDPESTPPSCCVPSKLSPISILYIDSGNNVVYKQYEDMVVETCGCR, from the exons ATGCGcctccgcgccgccgccgccgccctctgCCTCTGCCTGCTGGGCGCCTGCCGCCTTCGCCGCGGGCTGGAGGCCGCCGCCGTGCGCGGCCCGTCGGCGGCCGCTCCCCAGCGACCCTCGGCAGCCGCGCcttcctccgcctcctcctcctccgccgccgccgcctcccccttctcctccccGCCGCGGAGGGACGGGGCTCTCCGCAACGGCACGGTGGTGCCGCATCATTACATGGTGGCCCTGTACCAGCGCCTGGCCGCCCGCCGCGCTCCCGGCCGCCGCGCCGACACCGTGACGGGCTTCGCGGAGCGGGCGCGCAGCG ATGCCTCCCCGTCGGCCTCGGAGCAGCGGTACCTCTTTGACATCTCCAGCctgcctgaggcagaggaggTGACGGGCGCGGAGCTGCGGATCCTGCGCTCGGTGCCCGAGAACCGGAGCCTGGCGCTGTCCCCCGAGGGCTCCTTCCACCGCCTCCTGCTCGCCGCCTGCCCCGCCCGGGACGGCGAGGAGCCCCGGCTGCTGGACTCCCGCGCCGCCGACCTTCTGGACGCGGGCTCCTCCCGATGGGAGGTGTTTGATGTGCGGGAGGCCTTGCGGGCCCGGAGGGAGAGCTCGGCCTCGGGGCAGCTGCTGTGCTTCCAGCTGCGGGTGGTGTCGGACGGCTCGGGGCAGGCGCTGCCCCCGCGGCAGCTGGGCTTCGGCAAGCCCCGGCCGCAGCCCCACGAGCGGGCCCTGCTCGTGGCCTTCTCCCGCACGCAGAGGAAGGAGAACCTCTTCAAGGAGATCCGGGATAAGATcaaggccctgggcagcccccccTTCCTGGAGCCCCCCGATCCCGGGCAGGAGGCGTTCCTGAGGCGCAGGAAGAGGAGGACCACCATTGCGGCCCGCTCCGGGGGCAGAGGCCACGGCAAGAAGGCCAAGACGCGCTGCAGCAGGAAGCCCCTGCACGTGAACTtcaaggagctgggctgggatgaCTGGATCATCGCCCCCCTGGATTACGAGGCCTACCACTGCGAGGGGGTCTGCGACTTCCCGCTGCGCTCCCACCTGGAGCCCACCAACCACGCCATCATCCAGACCCTGATGAACTCCATGGACCCCGAGTCCACGCCCCCGAGCTGCTGCGTGCCCTCCAAGCTCAGCCCCATCAGCATCCTCTACATTGACTCTGGGAACAACGTGGTTTACAAACAGTACGAGGACATGGTCGTGGAGACGTGTGGCTGCAGGTAG